A section of the Suncus etruscus isolate mSunEtr1 chromosome X, mSunEtr1.pri.cur, whole genome shotgun sequence genome encodes:
- the LOC125999428 gene encoding LOW QUALITY PROTEIN: 52 kDa repressor of the inhibitor of the protein kinase-like (The sequence of the model RefSeq protein was modified relative to this genomic sequence to represent the inferred CDS: inserted 1 base in 1 codon; deleted 2 bases in 1 codon; substituted 1 base at 1 genomic stop codon), translating to MPNFCVAPNCTHKSTQSDLAFFRFPRXPARCQKWVENFRRADLEDKTPDQLNKHYRLCAKHVETFMICRTRPYRTVLRDNAIPTIFDLTSHLNNPHSRHRKQIKELSEDEIRTLKQKKIEERSEQEPKHKEINNSNPQNPSAEEGGEEQDEDILPLTLEEKENKKYLKSLFEILILMGKQNIPLDGHEADEIPEGLFTPDNFQALLKCRINSGEEVLRKRFETTAVNTLFCSKTQQKQMLEICEGCIREETLREVSDIAGEEQLPVLVRFVDDSYNLREEFVGFLPYEADAEILAVKFHTMVTEKWGLNMEYCRGQAYIVSSGFSSEMKVVASRLLEKYPQAVYTLCSSCALNMWLAKSVPVMGVAVALGTIEEVRSFFYRSPQLLLELDNIISVLFQNNEERGKELKEICHSQWTGRHDAFEIVVDLLQALVLCLDGIKSDTNIRWNNCIAGRAFALCSAVTDFDFIVTIVVLKNVLAFTRAFGKNLQGQTSDVFFAVSSLTAVLHSLNEVMKNVEVYHEFWFEEATNLVTNLDVQMKLPGKFCRAQQGNLKSQLTSEVPKETLSVPTVEHIIQELKAIFSEQHLKALKCLSLVSSVMVQLKFNTTEEHHADMYRSDLPNPDTLSAELHCWRIKWKHRGKDIELPSTICEALHLPDIKFFPNVYALLQVLCIRPVMKVESEXYENGQKHLKAYLRNTLTDQRSSNLALLNVNFDIKHDLDLMVDTYIKLYTSKSELSTDNSETIENT from the exons ATGCCAAACTTCTGTGTGGCCCCCAACTGCACGCACAAGAGCACGCAGTCCGACCTGGCGTTCTTCAGGTTCCCTC GACCGGCTAGATGCCAGAAGTGGGTGGAGAATTTTAGGAGAGCAGACTTAGAAGATAAAACACCAGATCAACTAAATAAGCATTATCGATTATGTGCCAAACACGTTGAGACCTTTATGATCTGTAGAACTAGACCTTATAGGACAGTTCTTCGAGATAATGCAATACCAACAATATTTGATCTTACCAGCCATTTAAACAACCCACATAGTCGACACAGAAAACAGATAAAAGAATTGAGTGAAGATGAAATCAGGACtctgaaacagaaaaaa attgaagaaaggTCTGAACAGGAaccaaaacataaagaaataaacaacagcaaCCCTCAGAACCCCAGTGCTGAAGAGGGGGGTGAAGAACAGGATGAAGATATTTTACCTTTAACtcttgaagaaaaggaaaataagaaatatttaaaatctctATTTGAAATTTTGATTCTTATGGGAAAACAAAATATACCTCTGGATGGACATGAAGCTGATGAAATCCCAGAAGGTCTCTTTACTCCTGATAACTTTCAAGCACTGCTGAAATGCCGAATAAATTCTGGTGAAGAGGTTCTAAGAAAGCGCTTTGAGACAACAGCAGTTAACACATTATTCTGTTCGAAAACACAGCAGAAACAGATGCTTGAAATTTGTGAGGGCTGCATTCGGGAAGAAACGCTCAGGGAAGTAAGTGACATAGCAGGGGAAGAGCAGCTGCCCGTGCTGGTGAGGTTTGTCGATGACTCGTATAATCTGAGAGAGGAATTTGTTGGCTTTCTGCCTTACGAAGCTGATGCAGAAATTTTGGCTGTGAAATTTCATACTATGGTAACTGAGAAGTGGGGGCTAAACATGGAATATTGTCGTGGGCAGGCTTACATTGTGTCCAGTGGATTTTCTTCCGAAATGAAAGTTGTTGCTTCTAGACTTCTAGAGAAATATCCCCAAGCTGTCTATACACTCTGCTCTTCCTGTGCCTTGAATATGTGGTTGGCAAAATCAGTGCCTGTTATGGGAGTAGCTGTTGCATTAGGAACAATTGAGGAGGTTCGTTCTTTTTTCTACCGATCACCACAATTGCTTTTAGAGCTTGATAATATAATTTCTGTCCTCTTTCAGAACAATGAGGAAAGGGGTAAAGAACTGAAGGAAATTTGCCATTCTCAGTGGACAGGCAGGCATGATGCTTTTGAAATTGTAGTAGACCTTCTGCAAGCGCTTGTTTTATGTTTAGATGGAATAAAAAGTGATACAAACATTAGATGGAATAACTGCATAGCTGGCCGAGCATTTGCGCTCTGTAGTGCAGTAAcagattttgattttattgttactattgtagttcttaaaaatgttttagctTTTACAAGAGCCTTTGGGAAAAATCTTCAAGGACAAACCTCTGATGTCTTCTTTGCAGTCAGTAGCTTGACTGCGGTTCTGCATTCACTAAATGAAGTGATGAAAAATGTCGAAGTTTATCATGAATTTTGGTTTGAAGAAGCCACAAATTTGGTAACCAACCTTGATGTTCAGATGAAACTCCCTGGTAAATTCTGCAGAGCTCAGCAAGGTAACCTGAAGTCTCAGCTGACTTCTGAAGTTCCTAAAGAAACTCTCAGTGTTCCAACAGTGGAGCACATTATTCAGGAACTGAAAGCTATTTTCTCAGAACAACACC taaaagctcttaAATGCTTATCTCTGGTATCCTCTGTCATGGTCCAGCTCAAATTCAACACAACAGAGGAACATCATGCTGACATGTACAGAAGTGACTTGCCGAATCCTGATACTCTCTCAGCTGAACTGCACTGTTGGAGAATCAAGTGGAAACACAGAGGGAAAGACATAGAACTTCCTTCTACCATCTGTGAAGCCCTCCATTTGCCAGACATCAAATTTTTTCCAAATGTTTATGCATTACTGCAGGTCCTGTGCATTCGTCCTGTGATGAAAGTTGAGAGTGAATGATATGAAAATGGGCAGAAGCATCTCAAAGCTTACCTGAGGAACACTTTGACAGACCAAAGGTCAAGTAACTTGGCT